In a genomic window of Borrelia maritima:
- the tpiA gene encoding triose-phosphate isomerase produces the protein MRKTFLAGNWKMHYTSTEASIVAKNIVSEVKALKDDIVIMLTPPFTALSKVSECIKGSNILLGAQNMSYMESGARTSEISPSMLLEFGVEYVILGHSECRLYLAETDEIINKKILTGLKHSFKHLILCVGETLDERNSGKTLDVVLNQVKKGLNCVSESDIARIILAYEPVWAIGTGKTATKEEAEEIHKAIRLEIMKLYSKSASDNIIIQYGGSVNSSNIKELMNEPNIDGALIGGASLKAESFLSIINNVL, from the coding sequence GTGAGAAAAACGTTTTTAGCGGGAAATTGGAAAATGCATTATACAAGCACAGAAGCTTCGATTGTTGCAAAAAACATTGTATCTGAGGTTAAAGCTTTAAAAGATGATATTGTAATAATGTTAACTCCTCCGTTTACAGCTTTATCTAAGGTTTCAGAATGTATTAAGGGAAGCAATATTCTTCTTGGCGCTCAGAACATGTCTTATATGGAGAGTGGAGCAAGGACAAGTGAAATTTCACCTTCAATGCTTTTAGAATTTGGAGTAGAATATGTTATACTTGGCCACTCTGAATGTAGATTGTATTTAGCAGAGACAGATGAAATAATAAATAAAAAGATTCTTACAGGGCTTAAGCATTCTTTTAAGCACTTAATTCTTTGTGTTGGAGAAACTCTTGATGAAAGGAATTCTGGAAAAACTTTAGATGTTGTTTTAAATCAGGTTAAAAAGGGGCTAAATTGTGTTTCTGAATCGGATATTGCAAGAATAATTTTAGCTTATGAGCCTGTTTGGGCAATTGGAACGGGCAAAACTGCAACAAAAGAGGAAGCAGAAGAGATTCATAAGGCAATTAGACTTGAAATTATGAAGCTTTATTCAAAGTCAGCTTCAGATAATATTATAATTCAGTATGGAGGCTCTGTTAATTCTAGCAACATAAAAGAGCTTATGAATGAGCCTAATATTGATGGTGCGCTGATAGGTGGAGCATCTTTGAAGGCTGAATCTTTTTTATCTATAATTAATAATGTTCTTTAG